The Montipora foliosa isolate CH-2021 chromosome 10, ASM3666993v2, whole genome shotgun sequence genomic sequence TTCAAGAGACTGATATCTTACTTAAAATGCAGTAAACAACTTCCTTACCTTCTGTAAGATAGTTTTTGCTCAAAAACGAAAAAGCCACTCCTCTTCTTTGCAATCAATCGGCAATCGACACTGCAATCGTCTCTGCAATCTCTACAATGAAGGATTGCTATTCTGACCAGCAGACTTAGCTTCAGAGAAAGAAGGAGacgcgtttctttaatttttttttacacctcAAGTGCGGCACTTATCTGAAGGCGGCGCTTTTTTAAAAGTTTGACAGTCACCATTTTGCACGTCTTTTGATAGTCACCGTTTAACTCGTACGGTATGGATGAGCAGTGAAATTCAATCATTTCAAACTGAAGAACATCGGTTTTGATGCAAAGAAATTTCCCATACTGTGTTAgagtttcgtttttttttttttttttaattagacGAAGTTCCTTGAATAACCGCCGCATTGGGACCGCGGCGCTTCTCCGGAAGCGGCAGTTATTTGCCTTTGACTCCCAAGAGACACGGTTATTCGAGGGCTGTGCTTCTCTGGGGGTGCCGCTTAAGTTCCGAAAATAAAGATCCCACGAAATTAGCTATCCGCTCCGAAAAGTAGCGATAAAATTTCAAAGGTGTTAGCAAACCCCGAAAGTAGCAACGACCGAAACATAACGACCGACCCTTCGAAAGAAGCGACTTTAAATTAAGCAAAAAATAACGGAAGTCGTAGATGTAACAAGCCCCAGGTTCATTTTCACTGCTTGTATAAATAATCTTTGACATTCCTATTCAATACGTATTTCATAGtacattacattttttttcaaaaaatcttCCAAAACTCAAAATTTAGCCTGTCATTTGCCCTTTGCTGTCAATacgatgcttaatctctctgaTATGTTTGCCTTAAATTTCAGCAACAAACGCAGTGTTCTTGCTTATCTGGATCCTGGGAGTGATGGAAATCAGGCCTTAGCTGCATTTACTCCAATTTTTTGAGACGGGTGCCGTGAAACCGCCTTTTCTTCCGAGGTCGGAAAAGAGCCTACAGCGCGATTCATACCCTGTTTTGATGGTTTCGAGTCAGTGATGCGCGTTTGGGGTTTTGGCacgacaaaagaaaaagaatccCAAAAAAGATAGTGCATGATACAAGCGTATCGTTAAGTGAAAACCACAGGATCCGTTGTGTATGCAGAACTACGTTACCCAGAGTACGGTTCTGAGACAGGCATATCTCAGTCAGTTAGTGCGAGTCCTTCTGAGCTGGAGGACGCCAGTTCGATCTCCGTCTCATTCGATAGACgtctgttttgactttcctctgatccgtgtagctatagctttgaAACGGAGTATTGACGGAGgaataaaggaaaggaaaggaagtttacttaagtgtctagtcgttctagcgctggagcactaattggggacactgtaaactgaaatcaacaatgaaagtaaatcaagtcaaatgtcggtttttgaggagaggggaaaccggagtacccggacaaaacctctcgatgcagagtagagaaccaacaaactaacTAACATATGActccgagtctgggaatcaaacccgggccacattggtgggaggcgagtgctctcaccactgcgccatctctgcacaATCGAACACATGTACAGAATTATTTACATGTCACTTTTCATTTTGTCATGTCAGTAAAGTTACATAATTATGATCAAgataacgatgacgatgatgttcTTCTATATCGCATTCGAGGCTTTGTTGCTCTGCAATGATGGATTTccgttttctttcctttttgtttttgtagccAGTTGAACGCGAGGGCCATCGTGATCATCTCTCCAACAGTAGCAAGGAAGACTGAAAACAAGACAAACACCAATGCCAACATCAAACAGCTCCAGAAATCTCAGAGTTTGCGGTGCAACAGTGCCGCAGACGACATGGGACGAAACATTAATGCTGCCATGACAGAGGTTTCTGAACAATGCAGCGCCAGTGTTATCATTCCCCCAGAAGATGATGATTCAGAGTTGAACAGCACCGAAGAAAACATTGGGCTGAAACACTAATGCTGCCATGATAGAGGTTTCTGAACAATGCAGCGCTAGTGTTATCAGTCCCCCAGAAGATGATGATTCAGAGTCGAACAGTACCGAAGAGAACATGGGGCTGAATATGAGCAACACCACTATGGCTGATGTTCCTGAACAAGGCAGTAGAGCAGAATCAGTCGAAGAATTTTCTGCGGCCACGACTCTCAAAATCGTTGGTGAAGGCGCGGAAATGACTGTCGAAGACTCGCAACCAAAGAGGAATGGAACAATGGAGGACTAAAAAACAATCGAGCTACAAAACGCGCAACATAATCTTATTCCAAATGGCCGCTGaattatgcggatacaaattggcccttgttgcctcgttcaaaataaaatattcttttgaattttaagcttaagaacgaggcatcatgggcttatttgaataaaaacaaaataatatttaaatggcggccattttggaataagatgtattgTTGCACGTATTACTAAGCGCGCTACAAAATGTTGTGCaacaattttttgttgttgcacGCTTCAGAAATTGTTGCACAAAGTACAGAGCGCTTCTATTTCGTGCGCCACAATGTGATCGTCAAAGAccgattctgattggttgaacagCTAAATCGTCATGGCGACAATGCTTGTCTGGATGGTAAGAAACATAGAGGGCGGACTTAATTGAGCTTGAAGACTAAGTTTTTGTGAAAATAATCGATGAAAACCAATAAGCAACACCTGATTTGAAACaattattaaaagaaaatacGCTATACGCTGCCAGATCTTCGACCTTCAGCTCCTTAACCAACTTATGGTAAATTCCCTTACTCTCCCTCCTAGCAATCCATTCCCTTTTATTGCAATTTAATGGCAGAAAAACGTAATGTATAAAGGTACATTAAAGAGAGATAAAAATGGCCATAAGGATAGTCTGCAAAAGAGTCCCAGAAGACCCCACGTAAAAGCAGACCACCAAATACATATAATACAGTGGAGATACGCACTATAcaataatgaataataaataataataataataataataataataataatgatgatgatgatgatgatgatgatgatgatgatgatgataataataatgatgatgatgatgatgataataattgtAGTTACTGGGGTAGCGTTCCTTTTAACCAACCTAAAACCGGATTCTGCGATCGAAAATTAGATTTCCCGTTCCATTTATAGCGAAACCAATCTTAGATTGCAATCTAAACAATCTACCTCCGAACGTGGATCGTTCGGATTGGTAACTGAAACTGGTTTAAGATTTCCGTTCCATTTGTCATCGGGGAGCGAGTTTGGTGTGGATTATACGACGTGGTCTGTCAGCTCGGCACACAACAAACAACATGGCGGAGGAAATATGGGACTTTTCAGCCTGTTCAGGTACAAGGTGTTTTAATCATTTTCCTTTACATTGAGCAAAAGGTCTTAAAACCAGAgaaatgtttaatttttgtttcatttataaGTCAAGTTCAGGAAATAGTTGAAAACAACTGGAAGTTCTTTGGGTATAATGTCTATATTTTTTGCAGTTCTCTCAACAATCGACCCTGACCAGCTTATCGTTCAGGTTCAAACTCCAGCCGCCGCATTTGAAACTCCGCTATTGCAAGTTAAATGGTCAAGGAATGAAGTGCTGTTTCTTCTGTCTTTGTACAAAGAAAGGGAGaactttttcaaagacaaaaagTCAAAGAAGAAAACTTTGTGGGAGGAAATATCGAAGGAGATGCAAGAGAAAGGATATGGCTACACTGGTGCTCAATGTGAAACGAAGTTTAAGAACTTAAAGCAAAATTTCACCAAAACAGTCGATCACAACAACGTGTCGGGCAACGACAAAAAGACGTGCCCATATTTTGAAGAGCTGAGCGATATCTTTGGCATGACACCTGAAGCCAGTGGCAGTTTGCTCCAACAGGGCTGGTCCTGTTGGTGAAGACCTCATCCGTACAAGTTCAAGTTCAGGTTCTTTTGCAGAAGCTGCAGCATCTTCTACTGATGGACGAAGACCATCATTGGACAACGAAGAAACTCCGCGCAGAGAGGTTAAAAGGTCCAGGGCCAAAAGGGCTCTTCAGAGTAAGGAGAGTCTCACTGATATGTTCAAAGAGTACCAGCGGgaacaaagggaaaaagaagaggaaaaggaGAAACATGTCATGGAAATGCACCAGCAAAAGATGCAACGATTTGACAGGTTGCTGGAGCTATTTGAAAAGGACATTTCGAAATAAGGCATGTTAAGTTACTCTGGtttattgtcaattattttaaaTACATTTACATATTACATATTCTCGAGGACCATTTAATTTTGTCAGAAATTATTCTTtctcgaaatatttcatatttattGAGATGTTACAAATGAAATTGACTTGCAGTTCAGACAATTTTGgcataaatgtatttattattgagatatttattttcatatattgagatattttcaacttgcaaaggcaaaataatttaattcaatttttgtGGAATGTGAAAAGTTTTCTAcagtatttacaaaattaaaagggcaatttttgattgacagttggCCAGTTTTGTAGCATGATTTGATAACAACCCCTCCATGTGATACCAAGATGTTCTTGGAAGTGTTGGCATGTTCTGTTTcaaaaaatgaacaattttctACAGAACAAAGAGTTACTTTGACAACAAACAATGACCATGGACAAAACTGCAACACCATTTGTAACTAACATTAGTTCCAAATGTTAAAACAATACCCTCCATTCAATGGAGGCTATTGCTTTCATTGTCCTTAAGAACTTGCTTCGGAAGGCCACATTATGATCAGCCAAGCCTCTTAAGAATCTTGCTTGTTTGCCCACATTCATCCTTTTACCCTTCATCAAAGGGTTTATTCAGAACAAAACCAATGTGCAATAACTTACTTGGCAATTAATTTATCCATGAGCACACTCGCAATGTACCAAATCCATTACATAGTTCAAAATCAATTGCTCTGATTTGTCCTGACctttttcattttagagtaattataataaagtaCGCTGCAGAAAATAATTGGAGGgttagaaaataaaaaaaaactggctCGACAGTCAAGCTGAGTTTATAACAGCAGACTGGTAAATAATAGCCTTTCCAGGCTGAAAGTGTCTGTGAAAAGGGAGGGAGAAGGGTACTTGAAAGTTGTGCTATGGCAATGCTTTACCGGAGGTTACAACCCTAACCCTTACATATAACTTGTAAAATGGAAGTACAGTAAAAACCCACGTGTAAGAACCTACTTGTTTAGAGTTTGGcaaaacaggttcttatattttgggGTATTAAAGTAGCAAATTTCTGCCAGGAGGTTCTTAATTTTCTAGGTTCTTACATgagggtttttactgtattatGATCAATTATCACATACCTACAGAAGCGGTCACTAGGTCTGCAGTCTGGGTTTTACACTGACCACAACAGGGATGTTGCATCTCCTTTGTTCATTTTTCACTTAAAACCCttttacaaataaaataatgaaatgaatTGACCACTTAGTGTGACTGAAAAAGGTACCCCTCTTGTGCAGACTATCCGCCCTCCCAGTGAAGCCTTCCTTTTTGGAACCTGCTTGTATTAGTTATTTGtcttaaaaatgtattgttttgcACCATACAGACAGAGATGAAGTGCAAAAGTTCAGCAAATCATGTCCATGATTTCAGCTCTCTTTCGAACAGCATTgttgtcatcagcaaaaatattaacaaagttattggcatcatcatcatcgtctaGAGGTTGTAGAAAATCATCTATTTCATCATTTGAATAAATGCAGAAATTGTGGAGTGTGCATGctgctataactaattttggtaaaaacctGATTCTGTCAATATCCACCATGACTCTCAACTTCCGGAATCTTCCTTTCAAAAGACCAATGCCACGTTCAACGACCATCCGTTTTGAACTTAGACAATTTGTAAAACGCTTTTGCTGTGCAGTAAGATGGCCATTGTCCTTAAATCCTGTCATCAACCAGGTTTTTAAAGGATAGGCTGCATCTCCAATGATGTACGTTTGTCCTGGAAGTATGTCATTTGTTCTGGTCTCTGCATCATGAAATAAAGGGCTGTTTCTCAGAACGCGTGCATCGTGCGCTGCTCCAGGCCAGCCACAGTAAACATCGGTGAATATCATGTCAGCATCACAAACTACCTGAAGCTGCATTGAATGAAACCCTTTTCTGTTTATGTAATGTTCATGATGGTCATGTGCCGCCTTTATAGGGATATGTGTGCCATCAATGGCCCCAATGCATCGAGGTAAACCATTGTTCTCACTGAAACCCTCAATAGTCCGCATTAACTTGTCTCCAGAAGGCCACTGGATAAAATCAGGAGCAACGTTGTTCACAAGTGCGTTGCAGATTCTCGTGGTAACTCTCAACACGGTTGAACATGACACATCAAACCGGTCTGACACTGACCTGATGCACTCAGGGTTTCCAAGGTACCAAACCGTTATTAGCAGCtgtttttcaatttcaacagtAGGACGACCTCTTTCTCGGGGTACCGGGATCTCAGGGCAGGTTCCCAAAATGTTGACAAGCCTTTGGACCGTCGGTCTCGAAAGTCTGAAGTGCTGGCGAAAGGACGAATCTGACATAGCTGGAACTATTCTCTCAACGTACGACTCAGTGCGAACTTCAGCGTTTCTACAATTTCTCAAAAACTCCTCGAGCATCATAAACATAAGGATGTCTTCCTTTTTATCGCGTGTTTCATCAGTTGGCCCTTGGAGAAGTTCCTCCAACAACGAGAAAAATGCTAGTGGCGCTCGGCGAATTATgcccgccatgtttgttttgaaaaagaaatggtTACCAGGCCCCTTGGCGTTGTTGcgtaatctatttttagattttcGTTCCGGCTGAAACGAAAATTGAAACAATCTGGATTCACTAGATCCGAAACTGGATTGGTTAAAAGGAACGCTACCTGGATAAGTATAATTTCCAGGAAAGTGATCATGGAAAGCCATGGTACCAACAGAGCCTACCACGCGCAGTGCTTGAAAGTGAGAATGTgccctttatccttgagaaGCCACCGGAAAATGGAGCTAATAAGCCTGACGTGATTGTATATGATAAAGAAACCAACATCTGGACTCTACTTGAAGGCAAAGTCTGCTAAGTAGACAAAATTGCGGATGgattcaaagaaaaacaaacaaaatacataGAACTGCGCGCAGGCATTAAAAGAGAGTACAAAAGTACAAGCGTATATCAaatcaatattgtttttgaCTTCCTTGGAGGACACCATGAACAATTGAGAAATGACTTAAGATCAATTACGAACACTGACAAGGAACTGAGTTATCTCATCGAACGCTGCCAGAAATGGATTTTGAGCCGGAATGTAAATATCGTTAAGAAGTTCTACGAATTTGTTTAAGCGGGAAAAGGAATCATGGTAAATTGATGTAATTAACTAGCTAAGATTTAAAATCTGCTGGTTGATGTAATAATGATATGCACAAAAGTAAATAGaatctgccataataataataatctaatttcttcactttaaatttaaaattcccaGTACAGTATGCAGTACGAATGTCCACAGACAAGGTATTCCATGAATCTACTATTCGAGGGAAATGAGAATATTTAAGGGTATTAGTCCTTGCATATTTTTTCTTAAACATCAGATGATCATAATGTCTCAAAGAATAATAGTCACAGTTTGAGTAAAAATCTACaaaatgtgaaacatcaatGTCCTTTTAGTGTTGTGTGACACTAA encodes the following:
- the LOC137972814 gene encoding putative nuclease HARBI1 encodes the protein MAGIIRRAPLAFFSLLEELLQGPTDETRDKKEDILMFMMLEEFLRNCRNAEVRTESYVERIVPAMSDSSFRQHFRLSRPTVQRLVNILGTCPEIPVPRERGRPTVEIEKQLLITVWYLGNPECIRSVSDRFDVSCSTVLRVTTRICNALVNNVAPDFIQWPSGDKLMRTIEGFSENNGLPRCIGAIDGTHIPIKAAHDHHEHYINRKGFHSMQLQVVCDADMIFTDVYCGWPGAAHDARVLRNSPLFHDAETRTNDILPGQTYIIGDAAYPLKTWLMTGFKDNGHLTAQQKRFTNCLSSKRMVVERGIGLLKGRFRKLRVMVDIDRIRFLPKLVIAACTLHNFCIYSNDEIDDFLQPLDDDDDANNFVNIFADDNNAVRKRAEIMDMIC